The Cloacibacillus sp. An23 genomic sequence TGCAGAAAATCTCGGAGCTTGAAAAAGTTTTCGAATCGATGCCCGGCGAGATAGGGCGCTACCACGCGGACTACGCCGCGCTGCGCCTGTCGCTCGTCCCTCGGGATGCGCGCGAAAAGCTTGAGCGTACGAACCCCGCGATGCTCGCCGTACTCGCTGAGAGCGGCGTAGGGGGCATCAGCTACGCCGGCGGGTGCGCCGCGCCGAAATGCCTGCATCTCCAGACCGCCGCGTGGCTCGGCATGGGCCGCCACCCCGCGTCGGAATGGCTTGCGGCGGAGATAGGCCCGCTCGAATGTGCTTCCGGCGTCTGCGCTTCCTTTAATTGACGGCGTCCGGATTAGCTTCGTCTGACGCGGCGCGCTTTACGCGCATCTGTATCTCGGTGAGAAATTCATCTTCGAGCATCGTGTCTCTGTTGTCTATCTCGTAAAGCTCGAACGGTTCTCCGGCTGCGGAAAAGCCGTGGGCCGCGGCGTAATCCGCAAGCTCGCGCAGCCGCTTTGCGTTCTGTTCGTAGCCTCCGCGATAGAAGTACGACATATATTCGCCCGCCGGAAGCGTGAAGCAGTCGCCGCACGGCTCGTCAAGGACGAAGAATACGGAGTCGTACACGTTGGCGCGCCCCTCGGCGAGAGCTTCGGCTGAGAAAAACGCGCCTATCGTCTGATTGCCGAGGTCGCGTATCTTGTCCGCGTGCTTCATGTGCAGCTTCTTTATAACGAAGTCCATCTCCTCGTCCCTTGTTATGCGCTCGCTTATCCTCACGCAGTACCGTTCCGGAAATTTTTTGACGGCGGGCGCGCCCGCCTTTATCCTCCGCGCCGCCGAGAGTACGGCTATGCGTTCCTCGATGAGTTCCTTTTTCAGAGCGAGCTCGCGCAGACGCTCCGAAAGTATGCCGCTCTCGCGACGCAGAAGATCGAGAGTCTTGCCTACGTTCTGCCCTTCGAGATATTCTTTCGCCTGCGCCACGGAAAAGTCGAGCGCCATAAGGTCGCGCAGCACGCTCAGCTTATATATGTCCTTGAGGCCGTAGAGCCGGTATCCGTTCTCGCCTCGCTTCGGCGTTATTATTCCCGCGCGCTCGTAATAGCGCAGAGAGTCCGCGCCTATCCCGTAAAGCTTTGAAATCTCGCTGATCTTGTAATAATCTTTCATCTTCTTCGCGCCTCCGCCGGGTCCCGCTCTTGACCTTAGTATTATGCCAGAGTTTATATTATCGTCACAGGGGGTAGTTAAGATGTTCAAGACGAACATGAAAGACATCGCAAAAGCCGTGCGCGGATGCGCCGCGCCGCTCTCGCTGAAGCAGGCGGTTTTCATCGTGATAGGGACGGCCATATCGTCCTTCGGAGTTTACAACATTCATCAGCAGTCGGGCATAACGGAGGGCGGCGTCATCGGCCTGATCCTGCTGGCGAACCGCTGGCTCGGGTTGTCCCCGTCGATAGCGACGCCTATACTCGACGCCGCCTGCTATCTGTTCGCGTTCAGATACCTCGGAGGGCGTTTCCTTTTCCTCTCCGTCGCCAGTACCGCGAGTTTGACTTTGCTTTTCCGTATATGGGAACAGTTCCCGCCTTTCCTGCCTGACATGTCCGGTGTGCCGCTCGCCGCGGCCCTGCTCGGCGGCCTATTCGTCGGGGCTGGCGTCGGCCTCGTAGTGCGCGGAGGAGGCTCGTGCGGCGGCGACGACGCACTCGCGCTCACCATCTCGCACATAACGAAATGGCGCATCGCGCGCGCCTATCTGCTGACGGACATAACGGTGCTCGTGCTGTCGCTCTCGTACATACCTGCGGCCCGCATTGTGTTCTCGCTCGTATCGGTCACTGTGTCGTCCTTTCTCATAGATTTCATACAGAGGTTCGGGACGTGCCGCGGGGAGGCGAACGTCTGACGGCGGCGCATACGCGGAGGGATTTTAACGGAACGGCCCGGACGCTTGAAAAAATAATCAAAGGTGCTAGAATGCTCTCGCTGAGTGCGCGCATGCGCCCGGTTCTAAAAATATTTTATTATCAGGAGCGGGTAAAATGTTGCTGTTCAGAGGCAGAGTAAGGTCGATCCATCAGAATAGAAACAGCCAGCGTAAGTACGCCATAAATATGTGCAGCGGGCGGATCATGCCGAAGATGCTGCTCTTCGCGATCCCAGTCATGCTCACGAGCATTCTGCAGCTTCTGTTCAACGCCGCGGACATAATAGTCGTCGGACGCTTCGCCGGCGACAACTCGCTCGCGGCGGTAGGCTCGAACTCGTCGCTCATAGGGCTGATGACCAACCTCTTCGTCGGGCTCTCGATAGGAACGAACGTGCTCGTCTCGCGCTATTTCGGCTCGAAGGACGGCGAGGGCATCTCCAAGGCCGTTTCGACTTCGATACTAGTCGCGGTCGTCAGCGGCGTGTTCCTCACGCTGCTGGGCGTCATATTCGCGCGCAAGATACTGATACTCATGAAAACGCCGCCCGAGGTCCTCGGGCTCGCGACGCTCTATCTCGTCATATACTTCTTCGGCATGACGCCGATGATGATTTACAACTTCGGCAGCGCCGTGCTGCGGGCGAGCGGCGACACTCGCCGCCCGCTCGTCTACCTTTCCATAGCTGGCATGATAAACGTCGTGCTGAACCTGTTCTTCGTCATCTACCTGCACCTCGACGTGGCAGGCGTCGCGATAGCGACGGTCATATCTCAGTGCGTCTCCGCCGCGCTCGTGCTCCGCTGCCTCTCGCGCGAGGAGGGGCCGATGCGGCTGACGCTCTCAAAGGCGCGCATAGACCTTGAAAGCCTTGCGAAGATCATGCGCATCGGCGTTCCGGCAGGGCTTCAGGGAGTGCTATTCTCGTTCTCGAACGTCGTGATACAGTCATCCATCAACAGCTTCGGAGCGATCGTCATGGCCGGCAGCAGCGCCTCCGACAATATCGAGATGTTCGTATATTTCTCGATGGAGGCCTTTTACCAGGCTACTATATCCTTCACGAGCCAGAACATGGGCGCCGGCAAGATAGACCGTGTCTATAAGGTGCTCAAGACCGGCGTGATATGCAGCGTAGTAGCCGGAGTCGTATTCGGCGTTATAGTCGTCACCTTCAGCCATCAGCTTCTCGGCATATACACATCTAGCGAGGCCGTCATAGCCGTCGGCGAAGAAAGAATAAGGATAATAATCCTTACCTACGCCCTCTGCGGACTGATGGAAGTCATGGGCGGCGTCATGCGCGGCATAGGCTACTCCGTGCTTCCGACCGCCGTCACTCTGCTCGGCGTCTGCGTGTTCCGCGTGATATGGGTCACGGGGCTGCTCTCCATACCGGCCTTCCACTCGGTCATAACCGTCTATCTGTCGTATCCGGCCTCGTGGGCTCTGACCTTCGGCGCGCACCTCGCCTGCTTCCTCTGGGTCAAGAAGCACGTCCTGTCAAAATACCGCCGCGCCGCTGCATAGCCGCGCGTTGAAAATGCCGCCGTGTCCCATATGCGCGGACGCGGCGCTGTCATCTGCGGAATAACTCTTCTGCCGCTTTGACGAATTTCCCGCCGGAGGACGCGCCGTGCATGAGCCTGCCGCCGTATTCGATATTCCAAATGACGTTCGCCAGCGCGCGTTACGAAGGCCTGGGGGCGGCAGGCCGCGGAAAGAGGCGTATAGCGCCGCGCCGGCGATAAGAAGCGCCGCCGTTTTGACGGATGCCGTCATCGTCCTCTTTTTCATTCTGTTGCGTCCTGCTGCTGCCGTTCTTTGAAGAATATTTCCTCTATCACGTTTACGAAAAGTTTTTTGCGCCTAAGCGCGCGCGTGCGACCGTTGTATTGTACGCTCGAAAGTCCGGCTCTCAGCGAAATTTTTTCTCCGCCGCGCGTTACGAAAGTCACCGCAATGTGCGGCGCTTCTTCCCGCGGTACGGCGAACGGCGCATAGCGCAGAAGCTCTGCGGCTTTGCGCACGGGTTCGATGTCTTTTGCGTTCGTAGCGCATTTTGATAGGCCGTCGCCGGTGCGCGTTATTTCGACGCGCGCCGCCTCTTCCGCGTCGGGCAGTCCCGAAAGCGGAAATCCGCAGAAATCACGTAAGGCGCGGCGGCGGGCATGAGGACAGCCGCCGCCTTTACAATGAAGCGCATAATCTGTATTTTTGTACTTTCGCGGCTCCGCCGCGCCGCGCGCTATAATTTCCCTATCTGTCGCCCCAGTCTACGATTTTTCCCGGATTCAGGATGTTCTGCGGGTCGAAGGCGAGCTTCACTCGCTTTATCAGCTCCAGCTGTGCTTCGTCGATGAAATACTTCATGTAGCCGCGCCGTTTGTAGCCTATGCCGTGCTCGCCGGAGAGCGTACCGCCCATCTTCAGCAGCTTCTCGTATATTTCGACCTGCGCTTTGTGGAGCCGCTCGTGCCAGTCGGCGCAGTCGGGCGAGATTATCGTGCAGTGCATGTTGCCGTCGCCCGCGTGTCCGTAGACGATGGCTTCGAGGCCGTCCGCCTCCGCCGTGCCGTTGAGCAGTTCGAGAAGCTGCGGAACGTTCGCCGTCGGTACGACGAGGTCTTCCTTAGTATAGCGTTTGTAGGCCGACGCCACGGCCTCGGGGACGTTCTTGCGGGCCTGCCAGACGCGCTCTTTCGTGCTGCGGGTGTCGGCGACGTAGACTTCGGAAGCTCCGTGCTTCTGCGACAGTTTTCCTATCTCTTCGTACTGGCGTTCGATAGCGTCCTGCTCGTTGTCCTCGAGCTGGATGATGAGCGCCGCGCCGGCGTCGCCCGCGGGGACTTCGGTGCTGAGGTAGCGCGCGACGACTTGCAGCGCCTTTTTATCTATGAACTCTATCGAGGCGGGGATGAGCCCGCCCTCTTTTATTATCTGCGGGACGAAGTCTATCGCCGTCTTCGCGTCGGGGAACGCCGCCAGCAGGTCTACGGCGAAGCGAGGCATTGGCATGAGCTTGAGCACCGCCTTCGTGACGACGGCGAGGACGCCCTCGGAGCCGCATAGCAGATGTACGAAGTCGAGCCCGGTCACGTCCTTGCGTCTTTTGCCGCCGAAGCGCGTCACGGAGCCGTCCGCGAGGACGCATTCGAGCGCGAGCACCTGCGCTCCCGTCGCGCCGTATTTGATTACTTTGTTGCCCCCGGCGTTCTCCGCGATGTTGCCGCCGATGAACGAAGCGTCGCCGCTGCACGGGTCGCCCGCGTAGAGCAGTCCGCGCGCAGCCGCGGCGCGGCTTATCTCCGCAGTGACGACGCCGGGCTCGGTCGTGACCGTGAGGTTCGCTTCGTCTATTTCGAGGATTCTGTTCATCTTCTCGAAGCTCATTACGATGCCGCCGTGTACCGGCAGCGCGCCGCCCGACAGCCCCGTGCCGGCTCCGCGCGGCGTCACCGGGATGCGTTCGCGCGAGGCCGTCTTCATTATTTCCGATACGTGTTCAGTGCTTTCGGGAAAGACGAGCAGCGCGGCGCGGTACTCGCGCTCGTATGAGTTCGCGGGGACCTCGTCGTGCGAGTAGCTCTCGAGCTTTTCCGCGTCGGCGCTGACGTTGTGCGCGCCTATTTTATGTTCGAGTTCGGATATTATTTCTGGCGTGATTTTTCCGTAAGAAAAGATGTCGGTCATCTTTCCGCCTCCCATCTTCAATATCACGTTATAATAGCATAAACGAAGATGGAGGCGATGTTATGAGAGAGATAATATACGGGCCTTCGCTGGCCACCGGCAACGATATTTATCTTTTCCGCGAAGGAACGCACCGCCGCATTTACACATTCCTCGGCGCGCACGTCGCGGAACACGGCGGGGAGGCGGGCACTCTTTTCGCCGTGTGGGCCCCCTGCGCGAAGGGAGTATCCGTAATCGGAAATTTTAATTCGTGGAATAAAGAATGCCATAAGCTTGCGCCGCGCTGGGATTCATCCGGAATATGGGAGGGCTTCGTCCCCGGCGTCGGGGCGGGCGAGATATATAAATACGCGATAACTGCGGAGAGCGGCGCGGTGCTCGAAAAGAGCGACCCGCTGGC encodes the following:
- a CDS encoding MATE family efflux transporter, whose translation is MLLFRGRVRSIHQNRNSQRKYAINMCSGRIMPKMLLFAIPVMLTSILQLLFNAADIIVVGRFAGDNSLAAVGSNSSLIGLMTNLFVGLSIGTNVLVSRYFGSKDGEGISKAVSTSILVAVVSGVFLTLLGVIFARKILILMKTPPEVLGLATLYLVIYFFGMTPMMIYNFGSAVLRASGDTRRPLVYLSIAGMINVVLNLFFVIYLHLDVAGVAIATVISQCVSAALVLRCLSREEGPMRLTLSKARIDLESLAKIMRIGVPAGLQGVLFSFSNVVIQSSINSFGAIVMAGSSASDNIEMFVYFSMEAFYQATISFTSQNMGAGKIDRVYKVLKTGVICSVVAGVVFGVIVVTFSHQLLGIYTSSEAVIAVGEERIRIIILTYALCGLMEVMGGVMRGIGYSVLPTAVTLLGVCVFRVIWVTGLLSIPAFHSVITVYLSYPASWALTFGAHLACFLWVKKHVLSKYRRAAA
- a CDS encoding MerR family transcriptional regulator, whose protein sequence is MKDYYKISEISKLYGIGADSLRYYERAGIITPKRGENGYRLYGLKDIYKLSVLRDLMALDFSVAQAKEYLEGQNVGKTLDLLRRESGILSERLRELALKKELIEERIAVLSAARRIKAGAPAVKKFPERYCVRISERITRDEEMDFVIKKLHMKHADKIRDLGNQTIGAFFSAEALAEGRANVYDSVFFVLDEPCGDCFTLPAGEYMSYFYRGGYEQNAKRLRELADYAAAHGFSAAGEPFELYEIDNRDTMLEDEFLTEIQMRVKRAASDEANPDAVN
- a CDS encoding FAD-linked oxidase C-terminal domain-containing protein → MTDIFSYGKITPEIISELEHKIGAHNVSADAEKLESYSHDEVPANSYEREYRAALLVFPESTEHVSEIMKTASRERIPVTPRGAGTGLSGGALPVHGGIVMSFEKMNRILEIDEANLTVTTEPGVVTAEISRAAAARGLLYAGDPCSGDASFIGGNIAENAGGNKVIKYGATGAQVLALECVLADGSVTRFGGKRRKDVTGLDFVHLLCGSEGVLAVVTKAVLKLMPMPRFAVDLLAAFPDAKTAIDFVPQIIKEGGLIPASIEFIDKKALQVVARYLSTEVPAGDAGAALIIQLEDNEQDAIERQYEEIGKLSQKHGASEVYVADTRSTKERVWQARKNVPEAVASAYKRYTKEDLVVPTANVPQLLELLNGTAEADGLEAIVYGHAGDGNMHCTIISPDCADWHERLHKAQVEIYEKLLKMGGTLSGEHGIGYKRRGYMKYFIDEAQLELIKRVKLAFDPQNILNPGKIVDWGDR
- a CDS encoding YitT family protein; this translates as MFKTNMKDIAKAVRGCAAPLSLKQAVFIVIGTAISSFGVYNIHQQSGITEGGVIGLILLANRWLGLSPSIATPILDAACYLFAFRYLGGRFLFLSVASTASLTLLFRIWEQFPPFLPDMSGVPLAAALLGGLFVGAGVGLVVRGGGSCGGDDALALTISHITKWRIARAYLLTDITVLVLSLSYIPAARIVFSLVSVTVSSFLIDFIQRFGTCRGEANV
- a CDS encoding DUF501 domain-containing protein, whose protein sequence is MSETAEFRPEGISPPAFWSELRDGDAEALALQNRGRPFASSEVLAVARRCRFGFPQAVVSAPLSRDVRPFPTLFWLTCPFLKHRCGELESLQKISELEKVFESMPGEIGRYHADYAALRLSLVPRDAREKLERTNPAMLAVLAESGVGGISYAGGCAAPKCLHLQTAAWLGMGRHPASEWLAAEIGPLECASGVCASFN